One genomic region from Bacillus sp. SLBN-46 encodes:
- a CDS encoding nuclease-related domain-containing protein: MDVLKPRTESKELLVWRSLHARSELTSDEKYYYCTLEKGYEGELMFDKLTKELQCDVYILNGLLFEINNSYFQIDTLLIAPQKIYVYDVKNSENDYLYEDEKFRRLRGGNDIKNPLHQLERCETLLRQFLKKLGYQLPIDSHIVFINPEFTLYQAPHDKPIVFPTQLNQLFQRLNTIPSKLSKRHKDLADQLMAAHQNEYPFCKFPPYQFDQLKKGKLCATCHSVSTFQGDRRLVCDVCGHEETIDAAVLRAVAELRLLFPEKKITTNLVYEWCSEGEDEGGSRKRVVRILRNNLCARGYGRWIYYE; the protein is encoded by the coding sequence ATGGATGTTTTAAAGCCTCGTACTGAATCAAAGGAATTATTAGTCTGGAGGAGTTTACATGCACGAAGTGAATTAACTTCTGATGAAAAATATTACTATTGTACCCTTGAAAAGGGATATGAAGGAGAGTTGATGTTCGATAAGCTGACAAAGGAGCTTCAATGTGATGTTTACATTTTGAACGGTCTACTCTTTGAAATCAACAACTCTTATTTCCAAATCGACACCCTACTGATTGCTCCACAAAAAATCTACGTATACGATGTGAAAAATTCCGAAAACGACTATTTGTACGAAGATGAAAAGTTTCGGAGGCTTCGGGGTGGCAACGATATCAAAAATCCATTACACCAATTGGAACGGTGTGAAACATTACTTCGGCAATTTTTGAAAAAACTCGGCTATCAGTTACCTATTGATAGTCACATTGTCTTCATTAACCCTGAGTTCACCTTATATCAAGCTCCCCATGACAAGCCCATTGTATTTCCAACGCAGTTAAATCAACTTTTCCAGCGATTAAACACTATTCCTTCGAAGCTATCAAAAAGACATAAAGATCTCGCTGACCAATTAATGGCTGCGCACCAAAATGAGTATCCCTTTTGCAAATTTCCTCCCTATCAATTTGACCAACTGAAAAAGGGGAAACTATGTGCAACGTGCCATTCCGTTTCTACTTTCCAAGGAGATAGACGTTTGGTTTGTGATGTTTGCGGCCATGAAGAAACTATAGATGCCGCTGTCCTCCGAGCTGTGGCGGAGTTAAGGCTGCTTTTTCCGGAGAAGAAGATTACTACGAATCTTGTTTACGAGTGGTGTAGTGAGGGTGAGGATGAGGGTGGTTCACGAAAGAGGGTTGTTAGGATTTTAAGAAATAACCTTTGTGCTAGGGGGTACGGGAGATGGATTTACTATGAGTGA
- a CDS encoding AIM24 family protein: MSKYSISEFIDKTEQVDKGEGFFELETPRMLEVNLDGQVWAKAGSMVAYHGKIKFEREGILEHGLGTAFKKAITGEGASLMKAGGQGKLYLADEGKKIIILHLNNESIYVNGNDLLAFEPSIKWEIKLMKKIAGLMAGGLFNVRCEGTGMIAITTHYEPLTLRVTSGQPVITDPNATVAWSGNLRPEFQTDISLKTFFGRGSGESIQMKFEGDGFVVVQPYEEVRRIENKS, encoded by the coding sequence TTGAGTAAGTATTCCATTAGTGAATTTATTGATAAAACAGAGCAGGTAGATAAAGGTGAGGGATTCTTTGAATTAGAGACTCCTAGAATGCTAGAGGTGAATCTCGACGGTCAGGTATGGGCGAAAGCGGGTTCGATGGTTGCGTATCATGGGAAAATCAAGTTTGAACGAGAAGGGATTTTGGAGCATGGTCTAGGTACGGCTTTCAAGAAGGCGATCACCGGTGAGGGGGCCTCTTTGATGAAAGCTGGCGGACAAGGAAAATTGTATTTGGCGGATGAAGGTAAAAAAATTATCATTCTCCATTTGAACAATGAATCCATCTATGTGAACGGGAATGATTTGCTCGCATTTGAGCCGAGTATTAAGTGGGAGATCAAGTTAATGAAAAAGATTGCCGGGCTAATGGCTGGCGGCTTATTCAATGTTCGTTGTGAAGGAACTGGGATGATTGCCATCACGACTCATTATGAACCGCTCACTCTAAGGGTTACATCAGGCCAGCCTGTTATTACGGATCCTAATGCAACGGTTGCGTGGTCAGGTAATCTTCGTCCGGAGTTTCAGACGGATATCAGTTTGAAGACATTCTTTGGGAGAGGAAGCGGCGAGTCTATCCAAATGAAGTTCGAGGGGGATGGGTTTGTTGTAGTGCAGCCTTACGAAGAAGTTCGGAGGATTGAGAACAAGAGCTAG
- a CDS encoding class I SAM-dependent methyltransferase, whose product MEKNKESLTALVSCYARGYHALQSNQPIFNDFVASTLLKEEEKQLISTNWANAIAFFAPEKSETLKTFEEKLLWVMNNQTVPQLVSRARYAEDGLLSAIERGVRQYVILGAGFDTFALRQQENLPDDFIIYEVDHPATQAFKINRIQEMGLDIPKNLKFVPVDFKENSLRDELMKVGYNEQTLTYFSLLGVVMYLEKQDFYQLLSTVSDLSVNGSSFIFDYLDDTAFNDELAAKKLIQMRQITAHTGEPMVTGFDPLTLDLELQDRNMLVYENLSPENIQEWYFTDRDDDLHAFDHFHFAHLVVQK is encoded by the coding sequence TTGGAAAAGAATAAGGAAAGTTTAACGGCATTAGTCAGCTGCTATGCTAGGGGATATCATGCATTGCAAAGTAACCAACCAATTTTTAATGATTTTGTTGCCAGTACCCTGTTAAAGGAGGAAGAAAAGCAGTTGATCAGCACGAATTGGGCAAATGCAATTGCGTTTTTTGCTCCGGAAAAAAGTGAAACGTTGAAGACGTTTGAGGAAAAATTGCTATGGGTAATGAACAATCAGACCGTGCCGCAATTAGTCAGCCGTGCTCGCTACGCTGAGGATGGACTTTTATCAGCGATTGAACGAGGCGTCAGACAGTATGTGATTTTAGGGGCAGGCTTTGATACATTTGCATTAAGACAACAAGAAAATCTCCCAGACGATTTTATCATCTATGAAGTCGATCACCCTGCAACCCAAGCTTTTAAAATCAACCGCATCCAAGAAATGGGTCTTGATATACCGAAAAACTTAAAATTTGTTCCAGTTGATTTTAAAGAGAACTCGCTTCGGGATGAGTTAATGAAGGTCGGCTATAATGAACAAACATTGACCTACTTCAGCTTACTAGGTGTGGTGATGTACCTGGAGAAACAAGATTTCTATCAACTTCTTTCTACTGTTTCGGATCTTTCTGTGAATGGTAGTTCTTTCATCTTTGATTACCTCGACGATACTGCATTTAATGACGAATTAGCCGCCAAGAAATTAATCCAAATGCGACAAATTACAGCACATACAGGTGAACCGATGGTAACCGGTTTTGACCCGCTTACTCTTGACCTGGAACTCCAGGATCGCAATATGTTAGTCTATGAAAATTTATCCCCTGAAAATATTCAAGAGTGGTATTTTACGGATAGAGACGATGACCTGCACGCCTTCGATCATTTTCACTTTGCGCATTTAGTGGTTCAGAAATAG
- a CDS encoding triacylglycerol lipase, translated as MKRVMSLFTIFILVFGVYQSAYAARGTTTTPTVDPVIFVHGYTGSTSSFDTMKQWLISAGWPESRLFAIQFSNTTGSNVQNANELSQFVNQVLKKTKATKVDIIAHSMGGLSTRYYIKNLNGASKVNDVITLGSPHHGTNSAYYGFFTAGAREMMPDSQFLQDLNSGDETPGAFVKYTSIYSTTDEVISPYTSSILNGAKNVEVSGVSHSGLLSSEAPKPAILDGLNGKGDNSN; from the coding sequence ATGAAAAGAGTCATGAGTTTGTTTACGATTTTTATCTTAGTTTTTGGGGTGTATCAATCCGCTTATGCTGCAAGGGGAACCACCACAACACCAACTGTTGATCCCGTTATTTTTGTCCATGGGTATACCGGTTCCACATCGAGCTTCGATACGATGAAGCAGTGGCTGATTAGTGCAGGCTGGCCGGAGAGTCGTTTATTTGCCATTCAATTTTCGAATACAACAGGAAGCAATGTACAAAATGCGAATGAGTTATCACAATTTGTTAACCAAGTATTGAAAAAAACGAAGGCTACTAAGGTGGATATTATTGCTCACAGTATGGGAGGCCTGAGCACCCGATATTATATTAAAAATTTGAATGGAGCCAGCAAGGTTAACGATGTGATTACACTTGGTTCACCACATCATGGTACAAACAGCGCCTATTACGGCTTCTTTACCGCCGGTGCAAGAGAAATGATGCCAGATAGCCAGTTCCTACAGGACCTAAATAGTGGGGATGAGACTCCAGGTGCTTTTGTTAAATACACCTCTATTTACAGTACAACTGATGAAGTGATAAGTCCTTATACCAGTTCGATATTGAATGGGGCTAAAAATGTTGAGGTTAGCGGTGTTAGCCATAGTGGATTACTAAGCAGCGAGGCGCCAAAACCAGCAATATTGGATGGCTTAAATGGTAAGGGTGATAATAGCAACTAA
- the glmS gene encoding glutamine--fructose-6-phosphate transaminase (isomerizing), whose translation MCGIVGYIGNNDSKEILLKGLEKLEYRGYDSAGIAVKNANGIHVFKEKGRIADLRNIVDQDVSANIGIGHTRWATHGVPSKVNSHPHQSASSRFTLVHNGVIENYDLLKNEYLTDVTFVSETDTEVIVQMIELFVNEGLDVLEAFRKTLTLLHGSYALALLDAEDNDTIYVAKNKSPLLVGLGNGFNVVASDAMAMLQVTDQYVELMDKEIVIVTKDEVTIQNLSGEIINRAPYKAELDASDIEKGTYPHYMLKEIDEQPLVMRRIIQMYQNEQGELTIDRKIIDAVNAADRIYIIAAGTSYHAGLVGKQFIEKMAKIPVEVHISSEFGYNMPLLSEKPLFIFISQSGETADSRAVLVNVKEMGHPALTITNVPGSTLSREADYTLLLHAGPEIAVASTKAYTAQLAVLVILAEVAAKSRNLSVDFDLVKELGIVANAMEVLCDSKEIIEQIAREFLSVTRNCFFIGRGIDFYVGLEGALKLKEISYIQAEGFAGGELKHGTIALIEEGTPVIALATQESVNLSIRGNVKEVVARGANPCIISMKGLNRDEDSFVIPEVNDLLTPLISVIPLQLLSYYAALHRDCDVDKPRNLAKSVTVE comes from the coding sequence ATGTGTGGAATTGTTGGATATATTGGAAATAACGACTCGAAAGAAATTTTATTAAAAGGGTTAGAAAAACTTGAATATAGAGGATACGACTCAGCAGGTATTGCTGTTAAGAACGCAAATGGCATTCATGTGTTTAAGGAAAAGGGCCGCATTGCTGATTTACGTAACATTGTAGACCAGGACGTTTCGGCTAACATCGGGATTGGTCATACTCGCTGGGCAACACACGGTGTTCCAAGCAAAGTGAACTCTCACCCGCACCAAAGTGCATCTAGCCGTTTTACCTTGGTTCATAATGGTGTTATTGAGAACTATGACCTGTTAAAGAACGAATACCTAACAGACGTAACATTTGTTAGTGAAACAGACACAGAAGTTATCGTTCAGATGATTGAACTTTTTGTTAACGAAGGCTTAGACGTTTTAGAAGCTTTCCGTAAAACACTAACATTGTTACACGGTTCTTATGCGCTTGCGCTTTTAGATGCTGAGGACAATGATACCATCTATGTTGCGAAAAACAAAAGTCCGCTTCTTGTCGGTCTTGGAAATGGCTTTAATGTAGTAGCAAGTGACGCCATGGCTATGCTTCAAGTAACTGATCAGTACGTAGAATTAATGGACAAAGAAATTGTTATTGTCACAAAAGATGAAGTGACCATTCAAAATCTTAGTGGTGAAATCATCAACCGTGCTCCATACAAAGCAGAACTTGACGCAAGTGATATTGAAAAGGGTACGTACCCACACTATATGTTAAAAGAAATTGATGAGCAGCCGCTAGTGATGCGTCGAATCATCCAAATGTACCAAAACGAGCAAGGTGAATTAACGATTGATCGTAAAATCATCGATGCGGTCAATGCAGCTGACCGGATCTACATTATTGCTGCTGGTACTTCTTATCACGCAGGTCTAGTTGGAAAGCAATTTATTGAGAAAATGGCAAAGATTCCAGTTGAGGTTCATATTTCAAGTGAATTCGGCTATAACATGCCGTTGCTTTCTGAAAAGCCGTTATTTATTTTCATTTCACAAAGTGGAGAAACTGCGGACAGCCGTGCCGTTCTTGTTAATGTGAAAGAAATGGGTCACCCAGCCTTAACAATTACAAACGTTCCCGGTTCTACGCTTTCTCGTGAAGCAGACTATACGCTTTTATTACATGCGGGTCCTGAAATTGCTGTTGCTTCTACAAAGGCTTACACTGCACAATTAGCTGTTCTTGTTATTTTAGCGGAAGTGGCAGCGAAGAGCCGTAACCTAAGTGTTGATTTTGATCTTGTAAAAGAGCTAGGTATTGTGGCGAACGCGATGGAAGTTCTTTGTGATTCAAAAGAAATCATCGAACAGATCGCAAGAGAATTTTTATCCGTTACACGCAATTGCTTCTTCATCGGCCGTGGAATTGACTTCTATGTTGGTTTAGAAGGTGCCTTAAAGCTGAAAGAGATCTCTTATATTCAGGCAGAAGGCTTTGCTGGCGGTGAATTAAAGCACGGTACCATCGCTTTAATTGAAGAAGGTACACCAGTAATCGCTCTTGCAACGCAAGAAAGTGTTAACCTAAGTATTCGTGGAAATGTAAAAGAAGTTGTTGCCCGCGGTGCGAACCCATGCATCATTTCGATGAAGGGTCTAAACCGTGACGAGGACAGCTTCGTGATTCCAGAAGTAAATGATTTATTAACACCACTTATCTCTGTCATTCCATTACAATTACTTTCATACTACGCAGCCCTACACCGCGATTGCGACGTAGACAAACCGCGTAACCTTGCTAAATCAGTAACGGTTGAGTAA
- the glmM gene encoding phosphoglucosamine mutase — MGKYFGTDGVRGVANSELTPELAFKLGRFGGYVLTKDKDRPKVLIGRDTRISGHMLEGALVAGLLSTGAEVMRLGVISTPGVSYLTKALGAQAGVMISASHNPVADNGIKFFGPDGFKLSDEQENEIEELMDLPGDQLPRPTGGDLGQVMDYFEGGQKYLQYLKNSVDEDFSGIHIALDCAHGATSSLASHLFADLDADLSTMGASPNGLNINAGVGSTHPEALAALVKEKGADVGLSFDGDGDRLIAIDEKGNIVDGDQILYICGKYMKEHGRLKHGTIVSTVMSNLGFYKALESHGINSVPTAVGDRYVVEEMKKNGFNLGGEQSGHIIFLDYNTTGDGLLTGLQLVNIMKATQKPLSELAGEMKKFPQKLVNVRVTDKHHVTDNVRVKEVIDQVEAEMAGDGRILVRPSGTEPLVRVMAEAPTQELCDAYVDRIVAVVKEEMELKE, encoded by the coding sequence ATGGGAAAATATTTTGGTACCGATGGGGTACGTGGAGTAGCAAATAGTGAATTAACACCTGAATTAGCCTTTAAATTAGGCCGATTTGGCGGTTATGTTTTAACGAAGGATAAAGATCGTCCAAAGGTACTAATTGGGCGTGATACACGTATATCTGGTCATATGCTTGAAGGTGCCCTCGTAGCAGGATTATTGTCTACTGGTGCTGAGGTTATGCGTTTAGGTGTCATTTCTACACCAGGTGTATCTTATTTAACAAAAGCATTAGGAGCTCAGGCGGGGGTAATGATTTCTGCCTCACATAACCCTGTAGCGGATAACGGAATTAAATTTTTCGGTCCAGACGGTTTTAAACTTTCGGATGAGCAGGAAAATGAAATTGAAGAGTTAATGGACTTACCTGGAGATCAACTGCCACGTCCAACGGGTGGAGATCTTGGACAAGTCATGGATTATTTTGAAGGTGGACAAAAGTATCTACAATACTTAAAGAATAGTGTGGACGAAGATTTCTCCGGCATTCATATTGCATTAGACTGTGCACACGGAGCAACTTCATCATTAGCCTCTCACCTATTTGCCGATTTAGATGCCGATCTATCAACGATGGGAGCTTCTCCTAATGGGCTAAATATCAATGCAGGTGTTGGCTCTACCCACCCTGAAGCACTTGCTGCTTTAGTAAAAGAAAAAGGTGCAGATGTTGGATTATCGTTTGATGGGGATGGCGACCGTTTAATTGCGATTGATGAAAAAGGAAATATTGTCGATGGCGACCAAATTCTCTATATCTGTGGAAAGTATATGAAGGAACATGGACGCTTAAAGCATGGAACGATTGTGTCTACAGTCATGAGTAACCTTGGTTTTTATAAGGCATTAGAAAGCCATGGAATTAACAGTGTACCGACTGCTGTTGGTGACCGCTACGTGGTAGAAGAAATGAAGAAAAATGGATTTAATCTAGGTGGAGAACAATCCGGACATATTATTTTCTTGGATTACAACACAACAGGTGACGGTCTATTAACAGGATTACAATTAGTAAACATTATGAAGGCGACACAAAAGCCATTATCTGAGCTTGCGGGCGAAATGAAAAAATTCCCTCAAAAGCTCGTGAATGTGCGTGTGACGGATAAGCACCATGTAACAGATAATGTGAGAGTGAAGGAAGTTATAGATCAGGTAGAGGCAGAAATGGCTGGGGACGGAAGAATCCTTGTTCGTCCATCAGGAACAGAGCCGCTAGTTCGAGTGATGGCTGAGGCTCCGACACAGGAACTTTGCGATGCCTATGTCGATCGTATTGTTGCCGTTGTTAAAGAAGAAATGGAATTAAAAGAATAA
- a CDS encoding CdaR family protein, whose product MDKLMDNPWFIKILALLLAVLLYSSIPNSGDVNVPGKQSSVTIKDFPVKVYYDTENLVVSGIPETVDITLKGPMTHVQSANTLRNFEVFVDLTNAKIGKQKVKLEVKDLSDKLKATLKPDTVTVSVQEKITKEFKVEAEFNKGQIEDGYSAGQPIVEPNKVKITGAKSAIDRITYVKATLEAKEKWKETVTKEATVQVLDKDLNKLDVTVEPGTVKVTIPIKDNSKTVPITVQKKGTPPTGVTIESIDLDVKEATIIGPEDILKDTESVRVEVDVSKITENTTLDLPVIISNGITKVTPQMVKATVVVKKMEEKTVSGIPLKIRGLSENYNAEINDPVNQMISLLVTGPSAAVNGLKPEDFSVYVDLSSLSEGDYDVNIRIEGPKELNWKPDKAKAKIKITNNNA is encoded by the coding sequence ATGGATAAATTGATGGATAACCCATGGTTTATAAAAATTCTTGCGTTATTATTGGCTGTTCTATTGTACTCCTCCATACCAAACTCAGGTGATGTCAATGTACCAGGAAAGCAATCGTCAGTTACCATTAAGGATTTTCCTGTAAAAGTGTATTATGATACGGAAAATCTAGTGGTATCTGGTATCCCAGAGACAGTGGATATTACCCTAAAAGGTCCAATGACACATGTTCAGTCTGCCAATACTTTAAGAAATTTTGAAGTATTCGTGGATTTAACGAATGCGAAAATTGGAAAACAAAAAGTGAAACTAGAGGTAAAAGACCTTTCGGATAAACTAAAGGCAACCTTGAAACCAGATACGGTAACAGTGTCTGTGCAAGAAAAAATCACCAAGGAATTTAAGGTCGAAGCAGAATTTAACAAGGGACAAATTGAGGATGGATATTCTGCCGGACAACCTATTGTAGAACCAAATAAAGTGAAAATCACAGGTGCGAAGAGTGCCATTGATCGAATTACTTATGTAAAAGCGACTTTAGAGGCAAAAGAGAAATGGAAGGAAACCGTTACGAAAGAAGCCACGGTTCAAGTTTTAGATAAGGATTTAAATAAGTTGGATGTTACGGTGGAGCCAGGTACAGTAAAAGTCACCATTCCAATTAAAGATAATAGTAAGACGGTCCCGATTACGGTGCAAAAGAAGGGAACACCGCCAACGGGAGTGACAATAGAATCCATTGATTTAGATGTAAAAGAGGCGACCATTATCGGTCCGGAGGATATTCTAAAGGATACCGAAAGTGTACGTGTAGAAGTGGACGTTAGCAAAATTACAGAGAATACCACGCTCGACTTACCTGTCATAATTTCGAATGGAATTACGAAGGTTACACCGCAGATGGTAAAGGCAACAGTTGTCGTCAAAAAGATGGAAGAAAAAACAGTTTCGGGAATCCCTTTAAAAATTCGAGGATTATCCGAAAATTATAATGCGGAGATTAACGACCCAGTAAATCAGATGATCAGTTTATTGGTTACTGGTCCTAGTGCTGCTGTAAATGGGTTAAAGCCTGAGGATTTTTCCGTGTATGTTGACCTCTCCAGCCTTTCTGAAGGGGATTATGATGTGAATATCCGTATAGAAGGCCCTAAAGAGCTCAACTGGAAACCGGATAAAGCAAAGGCGAAAATCAAAATTACAAATAACAATGCATAA
- the cdaA gene encoding diadenylate cyclase CdaA, whose amino-acid sequence MQFADFTVWKYLASIVDIVLVWYVIYKLINVIKGTKAVQLLKGILVILLVRVVSEYLGLVTLSWMMQQAINWGFLAIIIIFQPELRRALEQLGRGRFFSRSSNSDDDDQEKTVEAIIKATDYMAKRRIGALISIEKETGMGDYIETGIPLNSTISSELLINIFIPNTPLHDGAVIIQKNTVAAAACYLPLSESPFISKELGTRHRAALGISEVTDSITVVVSEETGSISLTRNGELHRDLKADGLKELLTSELIIHNKAKQVSSARWNWRGKNNG is encoded by the coding sequence ATGCAGTTTGCTGATTTCACTGTATGGAAGTATTTAGCTAGTATTGTTGATATTGTCCTCGTATGGTATGTCATTTATAAACTGATTAATGTGATAAAAGGAACAAAAGCCGTTCAGTTATTAAAAGGGATATTGGTTATCCTTCTAGTCAGAGTTGTCAGTGAGTACCTTGGCTTAGTCACATTAAGCTGGATGATGCAACAGGCCATAAATTGGGGATTTCTTGCTATAATCATTATCTTTCAGCCTGAACTCAGAAGAGCACTTGAGCAATTAGGGAGAGGGCGCTTCTTTTCAAGAAGCAGTAACTCAGATGATGATGATCAAGAAAAAACAGTTGAAGCAATTATTAAAGCCACAGACTATATGGCGAAACGCCGTATTGGTGCTTTGATATCGATTGAGAAAGAAACGGGTATGGGTGATTACATAGAAACAGGTATTCCTTTAAATTCCACAATTTCTTCGGAATTGCTCATTAATATTTTTATTCCAAACACCCCCCTCCATGATGGGGCTGTGATTATTCAAAAGAATACTGTTGCAGCGGCTGCCTGCTATCTTCCTTTGTCTGAGAGTCCATTTATTTCAAAGGAGCTAGGCACAAGGCATCGGGCGGCACTAGGAATTAGTGAAGTTACGGATAGTATAACCGTCGTTGTTTCGGAAGAGACGGGAAGTATCTCTCTTACCAGGAATGGAGAACTACATCGTGATTTAAAAGCAGATGGATTAAAAGAATTACTTACGAGTGAATTAATCATTCATAATAAAGCAAAACAAGTTTCTTCCGCTCGTTGGAACTGGAGGGGGAAGAATAATGGATAA
- a CDS encoding anti-sigma factor, whose amino-acid sequence MCPEHIIELMHEYLDEEIEPAKEQELREHLKSCSECDAIFNELKRTIAFVQSISHMQAPDDFTANVLARLPKEKKKIGMQRWLKNHPILAAASVFVVLMLGSLFSTWNQDKEFAVTKQKNLVVKNNTVIVPEGEVVKGDVVVRNGKLKIEGEVQGNVTVIHGEKYLASAGHVTGQIEEVNEVFDWIWYHMKKAGQDAVQLFEQPETE is encoded by the coding sequence ATGTGTCCAGAACATATCATTGAACTAATGCATGAATATTTAGATGAAGAAATAGAACCAGCAAAAGAACAAGAACTACGAGAGCATCTCAAAAGCTGCTCAGAATGTGATGCTATTTTTAATGAACTGAAAAGGACAATTGCTTTTGTACAAAGCATTTCTCATATGCAAGCTCCGGACGATTTTACAGCAAATGTGTTAGCTCGTCTTCCTAAAGAAAAGAAAAAGATAGGAATGCAACGGTGGTTGAAAAATCATCCTATCCTTGCTGCAGCATCCGTATTCGTTGTTTTAATGTTAGGAAGCTTATTTTCCACTTGGAATCAGGACAAGGAATTTGCCGTAACCAAGCAAAAGAACTTAGTGGTGAAAAATAATACCGTCATCGTTCCTGAAGGAGAAGTAGTAAAGGGCGATGTGGTGGTTCGTAACGGTAAACTTAAAATAGAAGGCGAAGTTCAAGGGAACGTTACTGTTATCCATGGAGAGAAGTACCTAGCTTCAGCGGGACATGTAACCGGACAAATTGAAGAGGTTAATGAGGTCTTTGACTGGATATGGTATCATATGAAAAAGGCAGGACAAGATGCTGTCCAACTTTTTGAGCAACCTGAAACCGAATAA
- the sigW gene encoding RNA polymerase sigma factor SigW — MEAIIKKRIKQVIKGDQDAFGEIVEIYKNSVYQLCFRMLGNRHEAEDVAQEAFIRAYVNIKSFNQDLKFSTWLFRIATNLCIDRMRKKKPDYYLDAEVAGTEGLTMYAQVPSNTPLPENEVESLELHETVQQEILKLPEKYRSAIVLKYIEELSLNEISEILDLPLGTVKTRIHRGREALRQQLRYV; from the coding sequence ATGGAAGCTATAATTAAAAAAAGAATAAAACAAGTCATTAAAGGCGACCAGGATGCCTTTGGTGAAATCGTCGAGATATATAAAAATAGTGTCTACCAGCTTTGTTTTAGAATGCTGGGGAACCGACATGAAGCGGAAGACGTGGCACAGGAAGCTTTTATCCGAGCATATGTAAATATTAAATCGTTTAATCAAGATTTAAAGTTCTCTACCTGGTTGTTTCGGATAGCCACTAATTTATGTATTGACCGCATGAGGAAAAAGAAACCTGATTATTATTTAGATGCGGAAGTGGCAGGAACAGAAGGATTGACTATGTATGCACAGGTCCCATCTAATACTCCGCTGCCTGAAAATGAGGTCGAAAGTTTGGAGCTGCATGAGACCGTTCAACAGGAAATCTTAAAACTACCTGAAAAATATCGATCTGCTATTGTACTAAAATACATTGAAGAGCTGTCATTAAATGAAATTAGTGAAATTCTTGATTTGCCGCTTGGAACAGTTAAAACAAGAATTCACCGAGGACGAGAAGCGTTAAGACAACAATTAAGATATGTGTGA
- a CDS encoding aspartyl-phosphate phosphatase Spo0E family protein, translating to MCKVGLQRPKLMKEIEICRDEMVRLASETSLLHPHVIAVSKKLDVLLYQYHTLDT from the coding sequence ATGTGCAAAGTGGGTCTTCAACGTCCTAAGTTAATGAAGGAGATAGAAATATGCCGAGATGAAATGGTACGACTTGCATCTGAGACTTCTTTGTTACATCCCCATGTCATTGCAGTAAGTAAAAAGCTTGATGTGTTGCTTTATCAGTATCATACTTTGGATACCTAA